The following proteins are co-located in the Pseudoalteromonas sp. N1230-9 genome:
- a CDS encoding diguanylate cyclase encodes MDTSLLLINALLYFFLPLWGIAGFVDWCCHRATKIEHTTGIKETLMHSVMGIQMGLPIVLCLIFDVNALILLICIITWVLHELVAHMDVAYASPIREISIWEMHAHTYLGSLPLYMLTSIIVINWDHFLKLITLDLNGEMTFTLLENPYGTSSYLPAYLTFMAIVCVFPYMEENLRCIYAYFKGRKA; translated from the coding sequence ATGGATACCTCTTTACTACTAATAAATGCATTGCTGTACTTTTTCTTACCGCTGTGGGGAATAGCTGGATTTGTTGATTGGTGCTGTCACCGCGCAACTAAGATAGAACACACTACAGGCATTAAAGAAACATTAATGCATTCCGTCATGGGAATTCAGATGGGGCTACCCATCGTGCTCTGCCTTATATTTGATGTCAATGCACTCATTTTACTTATTTGTATCATAACTTGGGTTTTGCACGAGCTCGTTGCCCATATGGATGTTGCCTATGCATCCCCCATAAGAGAAATCTCTATTTGGGAAATGCACGCCCACACCTATTTAGGATCCTTGCCCCTGTATATGCTAACCAGCATTATTGTCATCAATTGGGATCATTTTTTAAAATTAATTACCTTAGATCTCAATGGAGAAATGACATTTACATTACTTGAAAACCCATATGGCACATCTAGCTACCTACCTGCTTATTTAACATTTATGGCTATTGTATGTGTGTTTCCCTACATGGAAGAAAACCTTCGCTGTATTTATGCTTACTTTAAAGGAAGAAAAGCGTGA
- a CDS encoding beta-ketoacyl-ACP synthase III, whose translation MNVYINSTGRYLPGNPIDNDEIEAVLGLINNKPSRLKNKILKSNGIKTRHYAINTKQQTVESNCDLAKKAAISCIENSFLPRSKIKLLSTATSQGDMVLPGFSSMLQAELNIPEVEINTSHGICSSSMMALKYAFANIKAELSDNALVVASELASRLFKHSRYEVITDNAVDFNAEFLRWMLSDGAGALLLENIPRPNTTSLKIEWIKSFSHADVYDTCMSLGKSKNEDIKTWQDYPTYAAAEKAGALLLRQDVRLLDNIVTVGVNGFLKLINAGDVDVDKIDHVLCHFSSHYFKGKIFEMLEQAGTFIPEEKWYTNLYDRGNTGCASLFIMLDEFIKTHTLNSGDTILCMVPESGRFNCAYMLLTIEK comes from the coding sequence GTGAACGTATATATAAATAGTACTGGTCGCTACTTGCCAGGAAACCCAATCGATAATGACGAAATCGAAGCTGTACTGGGCTTAATAAATAACAAACCCAGCCGCTTAAAAAATAAAATTTTAAAGTCGAATGGTATAAAAACACGCCACTACGCCATAAACACAAAGCAGCAAACAGTTGAAAGCAACTGTGACCTAGCTAAGAAGGCAGCTATAAGCTGCATTGAAAACAGTTTTCTACCGCGCAGTAAAATCAAGCTGTTAAGTACTGCAACCAGTCAAGGTGATATGGTTTTACCTGGGTTTAGTAGCATGTTACAAGCCGAGCTTAATATTCCTGAAGTAGAAATAAACACCAGCCATGGTATTTGCTCAAGTAGTATGATGGCGCTCAAATACGCATTCGCTAATATCAAAGCAGAATTAAGCGATAACGCATTAGTGGTAGCAAGCGAGCTTGCCTCTCGACTATTCAAACACTCGCGCTATGAAGTAATTACAGATAATGCCGTAGATTTTAATGCCGAGTTTTTGCGCTGGATGCTCTCAGACGGGGCCGGCGCCCTACTGCTCGAAAATATCCCTAGACCTAACACCACAAGTTTAAAAATCGAATGGATAAAAAGCTTTTCTCACGCTGACGTATACGATACCTGCATGTCATTAGGCAAAAGTAAAAATGAGGATATAAAAACCTGGCAAGACTACCCAACCTACGCTGCAGCAGAAAAAGCTGGCGCATTATTGCTCAGGCAAGATGTTAGGCTATTAGATAATATCGTTACCGTTGGTGTTAATGGATTTTTAAAACTCATAAATGCAGGTGATGTCGACGTTGATAAAATCGATCATGTACTTTGCCATTTTTCATCACACTATTTCAAAGGCAAAATTTTTGAAATGCTAGAACAAGCTGGCACTTTTATTCCTGAAGAAAAATGGTACACAAATCTCTATGACAGAGGAAATACCGGCTGCGCTTCATTATTTATCATGCTGGATGAGTTTATAAAAACGCATACTTTAAACTCAGGCGACACGATTCTGTGTATGGTTCCTGAGTCAGGCCGATTTAACTGCGCATATATGCTGCTAACAATAGAGAAATAA
- a CDS encoding iron-containing redox enzyme family protein has protein sequence MEHYIQTELGKKCLQQLLQVWLDFDRNLSKVPIVKRLETGKLSQQDYRHLLLNMRQQVIEGSRWISRSASSFDRNYSDVRSSVIHHAHEEHRDYLMIEKDYLAAGGNLDDIQTADRNLGSEALHGYLMYSASKPNPVALIGAMWIIEGLGNKMSLKWAKLIKEHLQPTANITRFLEYHGKNDVEHLKELYQLIDRVASSNEKVATIVKTAKVVGRLYCLQLEEIDNEQ, from the coding sequence ATGGAACATTACATTCAAACTGAGCTTGGTAAGAAATGCCTACAACAGTTACTACAAGTATGGCTTGATTTTGATCGCAATCTGTCAAAAGTGCCAATAGTAAAACGATTAGAAACGGGTAAATTAAGCCAACAAGATTACCGTCATTTATTGCTCAATATGCGTCAACAAGTGATTGAAGGTTCAAGGTGGATAAGCCGCAGCGCATCCAGTTTTGACCGTAATTACAGTGATGTTCGCTCTAGCGTTATCCATCATGCCCACGAAGAACACCGCGACTATTTGATGATCGAGAAAGACTACCTAGCAGCCGGTGGCAACCTTGATGATATACAAACAGCCGACAGAAATTTAGGCTCAGAGGCGCTGCATGGTTACCTAATGTACAGCGCCAGTAAACCCAACCCAGTTGCGCTCATTGGTGCTATGTGGATCATTGAAGGGTTAGGAAACAAAATGTCACTCAAGTGGGCCAAGCTGATTAAAGAGCACTTACAACCCACAGCAAACATCACTCGTTTTTTAGAATATCATGGCAAAAATGATGTTGAGCACCTAAAAGAACTTTATCAACTCATTGATCGCGTCGCATCCTCAAACGAAAAAGTGGCCACCATCGTTAAAACAGCTAAGGTTGTAGGGCGTTTGTATTGCTTGCAACTAGAGGAGATTGATAATGAGCAATAA
- a CDS encoding DUF6999 family protein, with protein MSNNQSAYLRALKNDDSLPIEQQALTLWHKDLENRFRWTLRPILQFVFAILLHLIWFLKRLPLPQFSAHTFLQKTICWFCKYFVSPEANMLILRHFATESNILNFLSENTDHSYRVNLYPKTIDDMLHNSFVDHDQELFESFAQLGNAQTHINKSNRYNWKSWQPINMKDFFIEKKATQVIDFETAHALFMCLFCLLLKRDEYRDAINGFNLDHSIAIRIGKIINDSSLTEYAYNKYPHYLVGPWNLGQRFLMHGFFTEHMYAKLEAMRKQQIA; from the coding sequence ATGAGCAATAACCAAAGCGCCTACCTAAGGGCACTAAAAAATGATGACTCTCTGCCTATTGAGCAACAAGCATTAACACTTTGGCACAAAGATTTAGAAAATCGCTTTCGCTGGACACTAAGGCCCATTTTGCAGTTTGTATTTGCTATTTTATTGCATCTGATTTGGTTTTTAAAAAGGCTGCCATTACCACAATTTAGTGCGCATACATTTTTACAAAAAACCATTTGCTGGTTTTGTAAGTACTTTGTTTCGCCAGAGGCGAATATGCTTATTCTTAGGCACTTTGCCACAGAATCAAATATTTTAAATTTCCTTTCAGAAAACACAGATCACAGTTATAGAGTGAATCTATACCCTAAAACAATAGACGACATGCTACACAATAGCTTTGTTGATCACGACCAAGAATTGTTTGAGTCCTTCGCACAACTCGGCAATGCTCAAACACATATTAATAAATCCAATCGATATAATTGGAAAAGTTGGCAACCAATTAATATGAAAGATTTTTTCATCGAAAAAAAAGCCACGCAAGTCATTGATTTTGAAACCGCACATGCCTTATTTATGTGCTTGTTTTGCTTATTATTAAAACGTGATGAATATCGCGATGCCATTAATGGATTCAACCTAGATCACAGCATCGCAATTAGAATAGGAAAAATAATCAACGATAGCTCATTAACCGAGTACGCATATAATAAATACCCGCATTACCTCGTAGGCCCGTGGAATTTAGGGCAACGATTTTTAATGCACGGCTTTTTTACAGAACATATGTACGCCAAACTCGAAGCAATGAGAAAACAGCAAATCGCTTAA
- a CDS encoding alpha/beta hydrolase-fold protein, with protein MRFLSITFLSSFFLLCTQNTLAQSEIKKQTPNYTQQTHSFKSTILNEQRTVVVQLPKSYLAHPNKKYPVIYRLDGADNVPLINAVLERLQQNDQAPEAIIVAIESTNRLRDFYPTVNKEPQGPVGEGGGAAKFLAFVEQELMPLVNKQYRTHDYRVIAGASAAGVFALYAMQANPELFQAHIAYSPAVWWNYGAPVNSLKTFITKANSINSYVYMNIGEEAGIMRERYDDMQQTMQNSKVQNLRFKSDAFAGVSHNLTSAAGAFNAYHGLFLSKHMPLSALGDDVSSIDAYYQRLSQQWGEQIAPPDRAVRLLGYSLTDNQQFERAIEVFKYNIKNYPKSAYALSALSYGYEMQGNTRQALVHIEAAIAVADDAYPYLNYLKETKTRLQGLL; from the coding sequence ATGCGCTTTTTATCAATTACTTTTTTAAGTAGCTTTTTTCTTTTGTGTACCCAAAATACGTTGGCGCAGTCTGAAATTAAAAAGCAAACCCCTAATTATACCCAGCAAACCCACAGTTTTAAATCGACCATTTTAAATGAGCAACGCACTGTCGTTGTGCAATTACCAAAAAGCTATCTGGCTCATCCAAATAAGAAATACCCTGTTATCTATCGTTTAGATGGGGCTGATAATGTGCCATTAATAAATGCTGTGCTTGAGCGCTTACAGCAAAATGATCAAGCGCCAGAGGCAATTATTGTTGCGATTGAAAGCACCAATCGACTTAGAGATTTTTACCCCACAGTGAACAAAGAACCACAAGGGCCCGTTGGCGAAGGCGGTGGTGCAGCAAAGTTTTTAGCTTTCGTAGAACAAGAACTGATGCCTTTGGTTAATAAGCAGTATCGCACTCATGATTATAGAGTTATTGCAGGAGCTTCCGCGGCTGGTGTATTTGCTCTTTACGCAATGCAGGCTAACCCCGAGCTATTTCAAGCACATATTGCTTATAGCCCTGCGGTATGGTGGAACTATGGTGCCCCAGTTAATAGCTTAAAAACCTTTATTACTAAAGCCAACAGTATCAACAGCTATGTATATATGAATATCGGCGAAGAAGCCGGCATTATGCGCGAAAGATACGATGATATGCAGCAAACGATGCAAAATAGTAAGGTGCAAAATCTGCGCTTTAAGAGTGATGCCTTTGCAGGTGTTTCGCATAACCTAACCTCAGCTGCAGGGGCATTTAATGCTTACCATGGTTTATTTTTATCTAAACATATGCCTTTGAGTGCACTGGGCGATGATGTTTCATCGATTGATGCCTATTATCAACGTTTATCCCAGCAATGGGGTGAGCAAATAGCGCCACCAGACCGTGCCGTTAGGTTACTTGGTTACAGCTTAACGGATAACCAGCAATTTGAGCGCGCGATTGAGGTGTTTAAGTACAATATCAAAAACTATCCTAAATCAGCGTACGCCTTGTCAGCTTTGTCATATGGCTATGAAATGCAAGGTAATACTCGCCAAGCATTAGTCCACATTGAGGCTGCAATAGCAGTTGCCGATGACGCTTACCCTTACCTTAATTACTTAAAAGAGACAAAAACGAGGTTGCAAGGGCTGCTATAA
- a CDS encoding MarR family winged helix-turn-helix transcriptional regulator — protein MNENKYIANLLGAFATEVSSRIENEILNLGGRSLNHEAALVAIYNHPEETIDVLSKVLGLTHSGAVRLINTLEVEKLVKRVKSKLDARSVVLTITEQGASRVSRVLAAREKVTADLLSHYDDESRQQLITLLEVCLGNFTNQKIKAQRVCRLCNEDICRKVGCPVEKSIS, from the coding sequence ATGAACGAAAATAAATACATCGCAAACCTACTTGGCGCCTTTGCTACAGAGGTCTCGAGTCGAATAGAGAATGAAATTTTAAATTTGGGTGGTCGAAGCCTAAATCATGAAGCAGCTTTGGTGGCTATTTATAATCACCCTGAAGAAACGATTGATGTCTTGAGTAAAGTGCTAGGGCTGACTCATTCAGGTGCTGTGCGTTTGATTAACACGCTTGAAGTTGAAAAGCTGGTTAAACGTGTGAAAAGTAAGTTAGATGCTCGCTCGGTTGTACTTACGATTACGGAACAAGGAGCTTCTCGAGTGAGTAGAGTGTTAGCGGCCCGCGAAAAAGTGACCGCTGATCTTTTGAGTCATTATGATGATGAAAGCCGTCAGCAGCTGATAACCTTACTTGAAGTGTGTTTAGGTAACTTTACTAACCAAAAAATAAAGGCACAAAGAGTGTGCCGTTTATGCAATGAAGATATTTGTAGAAAAGTGGGCTGTCCGGTCGAAAAATCAATTAGTTAA
- a CDS encoding haloalkane dehalogenase: MKSETLQYAKKYCNVLGKRMAYIDEGSGDPIVFLHGNPTSSYLWRNVMPYLSSKGRLIAIDMIGMGDSDKLSQTDDSSYSLFENSKYTFALLEKLEIKNNVTLVLHDWGSGVGFHWAKQNPHAIKAIAFMEAIVTPFPSWEDFPADLHGPIGALRSDEGLKMALEDNFFIETLLPAAILRPLSDKEHAEYRRPFLESGENRRATLAGPRQLPIAGEPAQTVEIVQSYANFLASSEDIPKLFINAEPGAFLVGFARDFVRTWPNLKEVTVKGSHFIQEDSPHEIGKAIAEWLPN; the protein is encoded by the coding sequence ATGAAATCAGAGACACTCCAATATGCGAAAAAATATTGCAATGTATTAGGCAAACGTATGGCCTATATAGACGAAGGAAGTGGCGATCCGATCGTATTCCTTCATGGCAATCCAACTTCCAGCTATCTTTGGCGAAATGTAATGCCTTATTTATCATCAAAAGGACGTTTAATTGCAATCGACATGATCGGCATGGGAGACTCAGACAAGCTCAGCCAAACAGATGACAGTAGCTACTCTTTATTTGAAAACAGTAAATATACTTTCGCTCTTTTAGAGAAACTTGAGATTAAAAACAATGTAACACTAGTACTACATGACTGGGGGTCAGGAGTTGGCTTTCATTGGGCTAAGCAAAATCCGCATGCCATAAAAGCTATCGCATTCATGGAAGCCATAGTAACGCCATTTCCGTCATGGGAAGATTTTCCTGCTGATTTACATGGCCCTATTGGAGCACTACGTTCTGATGAAGGACTAAAGATGGCATTAGAAGACAACTTTTTTATCGAAACATTGCTTCCAGCTGCGATCTTACGTCCTTTAAGCGATAAAGAGCATGCAGAGTATCGTCGTCCATTTTTAGAAAGTGGGGAGAATCGAAGAGCAACACTTGCAGGGCCTCGCCAGTTACCTATTGCTGGTGAACCGGCGCAAACCGTAGAAATAGTACAAAGTTATGCAAACTTCCTCGCTAGCTCAGAGGATATTCCAAAACTATTTATTAATGCTGAACCTGGCGCTTTTCTCGTTGGCTTTGCAAGAGATTTTGTAAGGACCTGGCCAAATCTAAAAGAAGTCACTGTTAAAGGAAGCCACTTCATTCAAGAAGATTCCCCGCATGAAATAGGCAAAGCGATTGCTGAATGGTTACCTAACTAG
- a CDS encoding type II toxin-antitoxin system HipA family toxin → MTNKNAHYPNQIKTIGVKSFGENAGVLQKPAEHRFTYSSANRISLTMPVEKKVFNHGSLHPIFTQNLPEGAIRAYLCERLIKANKDIRFDDMYMLALQFSNAIGHLAYGSNITQAKAEPIGLEDVLTYKGKDGIFASLLDRYYLHGVASGMQPKVLIPATATNDTGERATVQTDEYIVKTFDDDFPLLTVNEFVCMQAAKACGLNPPACYLSQDLRTYAVKRFDIKLKRKIGVEDFTVLMGSANTQEAKYQSSYENVMNFTAKYTGGNPRELRTMYSYIVFCMLIGNGDAHLKNFALTYDGMMADVTVAPPYDITHTPIYPDIADESALKINGNRVWPSHAELVDFGDKFGIAKPAQIIEEFADTIADYLKISEEVRLMDGLRESIEKSLSTAKVGVYTSTGYTHRKKRKFE, encoded by the coding sequence ATGACAAATAAAAACGCACACTACCCTAATCAAATTAAGACAATTGGTGTTAAGTCATTTGGTGAAAATGCAGGGGTTTTACAAAAACCCGCAGAGCATCGATTTACATACTCATCAGCTAATAGAATTAGCTTAACAATGCCTGTTGAAAAAAAGGTTTTTAATCATGGTTCATTGCACCCAATTTTTACTCAAAATTTGCCGGAAGGTGCAATTCGTGCCTACCTATGCGAACGGCTTATCAAAGCAAATAAGGATATTAGGTTTGATGATATGTATATGTTGGCGCTTCAATTTAGTAACGCAATAGGACACTTGGCCTACGGTAGCAATATTACCCAAGCTAAAGCGGAGCCGATTGGCCTTGAGGACGTACTTACTTATAAAGGTAAAGATGGTATTTTTGCGAGCCTCCTAGATCGTTATTATTTACATGGTGTAGCTTCTGGAATGCAGCCCAAGGTGCTCATTCCTGCAACTGCGACAAATGACACAGGGGAAAGAGCTACAGTTCAAACAGATGAATACATTGTGAAAACATTCGACGATGATTTTCCGCTACTCACGGTGAATGAGTTTGTGTGTATGCAAGCAGCAAAGGCGTGCGGCCTAAACCCACCAGCCTGTTACTTGAGTCAGGATTTGAGAACCTACGCTGTAAAGCGGTTTGATATAAAGCTAAAGCGAAAAATTGGGGTTGAAGACTTCACTGTGCTAATGGGTTCTGCAAATACTCAGGAAGCTAAATATCAGTCAAGCTATGAAAATGTAATGAATTTTACAGCAAAATACACAGGGGGTAACCCGCGTGAACTAAGAACGATGTACTCATATATTGTGTTTTGCATGTTGATTGGCAATGGCGACGCTCACTTAAAAAACTTCGCGCTAACTTACGATGGCATGATGGCCGATGTAACTGTTGCCCCCCCATATGACATCACACACACTCCAATTTATCCAGATATCGCAGATGAATCTGCATTAAAAATTAATGGTAATCGAGTGTGGCCATCTCACGCCGAGCTCGTTGATTTTGGTGATAAATTTGGTATTGCCAAACCAGCGCAAATAATAGAAGAATTTGCCGATACGATTGCTGATTATTTGAAGATTAGTGAGGAAGTAAGATTAATGGATGGATTAAGGGAGTCGATTGAGAAGTCCTTAAGCACCGCAAAGGTAGGTGTGTACACTTCAACCGGTTACACGCATAGAAAAAAAAGAAAATTCGAATAA
- a CDS encoding helix-turn-helix transcriptional regulator: MKLYDGEILKKARKAQELTQADVCKILGIGRRQISQMENGVFDGGLKYFLKYLSLLNLKIDIIKGTSGWVNDDEYSYIPDDKNYPENEERATYQSSSAAIAKKKPAVLPGMDELDSLVDLLFKNSGDSNDK; encoded by the coding sequence ATGAAGCTATATGATGGTGAAATCTTAAAAAAGGCGCGTAAAGCGCAAGAGCTGACTCAGGCAGACGTTTGTAAAATACTCGGCATAGGCCGTAGACAAATCTCACAAATGGAAAACGGTGTTTTTGATGGGGGTCTAAAGTACTTCCTTAAGTACTTATCATTATTGAACTTAAAGATTGACATAATCAAAGGAACGAGCGGCTGGGTAAACGATGATGAATATAGTTATATACCCGATGATAAGAATTACCCAGAGAATGAGGAAAGGGCAACATATCAGTCTTCGAGCGCTGCAATAGCAAAGAAAAAACCAGCAGTATTACCAGGTATGGATGAATTAGATTCACTTGTTGATTTGTTATTTAAAAATTCGGGTGATAGTAATGACAAATAA
- a CDS encoding N-6 DNA methylase, with amino-acid sequence MSKKSGSYYTPESVANFMVSYMRDKYYSTNQGLKVLEPSCGDGVFLKALSNNFVDTKLIVEAVDLDKSAIEKVTPLLDTFHGVYKVTNADYLEWCFKHDVRYDFIIGNPPYISKKLLTEEQRENCRKIHSQNTEFGREIHNIWTAFLCDGISRLKENGAMAFVLPAELLKVKFGEKIQRALLKEFQRVEVFTFSKNVFPNIEQDTIILFLFKNSKEQGLYFTTIDSSSCLIKRKFRLKRKRSLEAMKLKWSAYPLLEKHINKITHIKKCLPPILSYCETIPGIVTAANDYFIASKSVVDEFELGGISTPIVQKGVFVNGCVKLSKEKFNSLVEGGKPAFFLDLSKADLANKKHQNYINIGTQRKIDQRYKCTLRDKWYEVPGAWVPEGFFFKRCHDYPKLIFNDADALVTDASYRIKMKGEYDIRSLIFSFYNSLTLALSEVQGRYYGGGVLELTPLEFKSLPIPYMSINEEMFNEFVESFHKKKSIQDVLADNDEVLLINHLGMSRGDVASLREIREILMARRLSISKSQFS; translated from the coding sequence ATGAGTAAAAAAAGCGGTTCGTATTATACGCCTGAAAGTGTGGCAAACTTCATGGTTTCGTATATGCGAGACAAATATTACAGTACGAACCAAGGCTTGAAAGTTTTAGAGCCTAGTTGTGGTGATGGTGTATTTCTTAAGGCTCTAAGTAATAACTTTGTAGATACAAAGCTAATCGTAGAAGCTGTCGATTTAGATAAGAGTGCTATTGAAAAAGTAACTCCGCTGCTGGATACATTTCATGGTGTATATAAGGTTACCAATGCGGATTACCTTGAATGGTGCTTCAAACATGATGTTAGATACGATTTTATTATCGGTAATCCTCCGTATATATCGAAAAAACTCTTAACGGAAGAGCAAAGAGAAAATTGCAGGAAAATTCACTCACAAAATACAGAGTTTGGTCGTGAAATTCACAATATTTGGACCGCTTTTTTGTGTGATGGTATCAGCCGACTAAAAGAAAATGGTGCAATGGCTTTTGTCCTTCCCGCTGAACTGCTGAAAGTTAAATTTGGTGAAAAGATTCAGCGAGCACTACTCAAAGAATTTCAAAGGGTTGAGGTTTTTACCTTCTCAAAGAACGTTTTTCCTAATATAGAGCAAGATACTATTATTTTGTTTTTATTCAAAAACAGCAAAGAACAAGGTTTGTACTTTACAACTATAGATAGCTCTAGTTGTTTGATTAAGAGAAAATTTAGGCTAAAAAGAAAGCGTTCTCTTGAAGCTATGAAATTGAAATGGAGTGCATATCCATTACTTGAGAAGCATATCAATAAGATAACTCACATTAAGAAGTGCCTACCTCCCATTCTATCTTATTGTGAAACCATTCCCGGTATAGTAACTGCGGCTAATGACTATTTTATTGCTTCTAAATCTGTTGTTGATGAATTTGAGTTGGGAGGGATTTCTACTCCAATTGTCCAAAAAGGCGTTTTTGTTAACGGTTGCGTTAAATTGTCAAAGGAAAAATTTAACAGTTTAGTTGAGGGCGGGAAGCCTGCTTTCTTTTTAGATTTATCAAAAGCAGATTTAGCCAATAAGAAACACCAAAATTACATCAATATTGGCACTCAACGAAAAATTGATCAGCGCTATAAGTGCACATTACGAGATAAGTGGTATGAGGTTCCTGGTGCTTGGGTACCAGAAGGGTTTTTCTTTAAAAGATGTCATGATTATCCAAAGTTAATTTTCAATGATGCAGATGCTTTAGTAACGGATGCGTCTTACAGGATAAAAATGAAGGGTGAATACGATATTCGCTCACTTATCTTTTCTTTCTATAATTCTCTTACACTGGCTCTATCCGAGGTCCAAGGGCGATATTATGGAGGGGGGGTATTGGAGCTTACACCTTTAGAGTTTAAATCCTTGCCAATTCCTTATATGTCAATTAATGAAGAAATGTTTAATGAGTTTGTTGAGTCATTTCACAAGAAGAAATCAATCCAAGATGTTTTGGCCGATAATGACGAGGTTTTATTGATCAATCACCTTGGAATGAGCCGAGGTGATGTAGCTTCTCTGAGGGAAATACGTGAGATATTAATGGCTCGGCGTCTGAGTATAAGTAAATCTCAGTTTAGTTAA
- a CDS encoding HNH endonuclease — MFRVREIAPKRSKVSTKSRYQEYRNELRKDFNFSCGYCDDADEFQDKSTFHIDHFAPKSKFPALELDYENLVYSCRFCNVAKSNKWVMGDHLTSHDGERGFIDPCKEDYDEHIYRDIKGMILSKTTLGSYIIKELNLGLMRHEYLWKARKLRTQRLKLMELLDKVPKGSNSREELLEAIVKLMVEYEKYFAWACR; from the coding sequence ATGTTTAGAGTGAGAGAAATAGCACCAAAAAGAAGTAAAGTCAGCACAAAAAGTAGGTATCAAGAATATCGTAATGAATTAAGAAAGGACTTTAATTTCTCTTGTGGATATTGTGATGATGCAGATGAATTTCAGGACAAATCTACATTCCATATTGATCACTTTGCTCCCAAATCTAAGTTTCCAGCATTAGAGTTAGATTATGAAAACCTAGTATATAGCTGCAGGTTTTGTAATGTTGCTAAGTCTAACAAGTGGGTGATGGGAGACCACCTTACTTCCCATGATGGTGAAAGAGGTTTCATAGACCCATGCAAGGAAGATTATGATGAGCATATCTACCGTGACATTAAAGGTATGATTTTGTCCAAAACGACATTAGGTTCATATATCATCAAAGAGTTAAATTTAGGTTTGATGAGGCATGAATATTTATGGAAGGCAAGAAAATTAAGGACGCAACGCCTAAAATTAATGGAATTATTGGATAAGGTACCCAAAGGCTCAAATAGCCGAGAGGAGTTACTTGAAGCTATTGTTAAGCTTATGGTCGAATATGAGAAATACTTTGCATGGGCATGCAGATAA